The nucleotide window TCCAGTCTTTGATCCAACTGTTCACCAACAAGGCGATACATGGGGTGATATAATTCCTCCAGTTCCCGGTGTAACCGATGGCCTCAACTGGCCTGCCGGAGAGGAAACTTGGAAAAGCGACTGTGTTCCGAGTACTGGCGGTGAACAGCCGAATATCGTGTTTGAGGTTGTTTGCACTGAGGTGCGTGAGGAAACTGTTGTACAAGTCACTTTCACTAACTTTGGCGATGTTAGCGGCAGCGCCTTCCTAAATGAGGAAGAGGTTGTGGTTGGAAGCGGCCAAACTGTCATTGAATACGTCGAGCTCGACACGGAAGTGGTAATTGAAATTGATGAGCAAATTGTTTACGATGCCACGCCCGAGTGTGAAGAACCAGAAGAAGATGGCGAGGTCTTAGCTGAAGAAGATACGCCTAAAGGCGCAGTTGACGCCGGTGCTGGCGGCGTAGCATTGCTTGGCTTGATTGCTTCGGTCGCTACATTGGCTACCGGCGCCGCTTTAGTCCGTAAACAAACCCAATAAAACTATGCCAATTCGGTGGGTAAGGACAGCCCAAGTGATAAACGCAACCGAACAAAAGGTTGTTAAGTGGTGGCGGCTGGTTTTTGTCCGGCCGCCATTGCTGGCGTTTAGGCGAGCAGTCGCCTCTAAACTGCCCTCCCGCGCTAATCGCCCTAGAAGCCAAAAGTTGTACATCGGATTTGGCCATCGCCAAGCATTTTTGCTCAACTTTCGCCGTTTCCGCACCAATCCGAATTCGCGCTCAAAACGGAATCGCCAACTTATTCTTCCGGTACGCGGCTTCGGCTATAAAGAGCTCGTCCTTGGTCTAATAAAGCTATCTCCGGCCCAATTTTCCAAGCATGGCCTGGCTTTGCGGCCAGGCTCTATGCTTATTATGGCACTCGGTATTATGGGTTTACTGTATTTTGGCGGAGCGCTACCCCAGCCGCCCGAATTGTTGCCTAGTCCTGCCTACGCACTGCCGCTTAAAGAGCCGTCGCCAACTGGTGTTAAACCGGTTAGCCTCGACCGCTCCATGCCAGTTCGTCTTATAGCCAAGTCCGTTGGCATTGACTACCCAATTAAACCAGTCGGTCTTAACGACGACGGCACTATTGAAACACCTGGTTTGTTCGAATCGGTTACTGGTTGGTTTAAGCCCGGCCCAAGCCCGGGTGAAATCGGTCCAGCCGTCATTGTCGGCCATGTTGATACCTATCTGGGCCCATCGGTTTTTGCCCGCCTGCACGAGCTGGTGCCGGGCGACAAAATCAATGTCAGTCGTAAGAACGGCACTATTGCGGTGTTTCGAGTTCAATCCATTGAACAATTTTCCCAAGATGATTTTCCCACTAAGCAAGTCTACGGCCGGCTAGACTACGCTGGCTTGCGGCTGATTACCTGTGGCGGCAGTTTCAGCTTAACAACCGGCAACTATAGCCACAACACAGTCGTTTTCGCCAAACTTATCAACTAACCCACGATTTGGGGCACTTTACTGGAAGAATATCTTCAATACAGAATTCTCTGGCTTCTCCAGTGTCATGAAATCCAAGGGTCAGACCTCCACACAGATGATAGAGTTATTTACA belongs to Candidatus Saccharimonadales bacterium and includes:
- a CDS encoding class F sortase, which produces MPIRWVRTAQVINATEQKVVKWWRLVFVRPPLLAFRRAVASKLPSRANRPRSQKLYIGFGHRQAFLLNFRRFRTNPNSRSKRNRQLILPVRGFGYKELVLGLIKLSPAQFSKHGLALRPGSMLIMALGIMGLLYFGGALPQPPELLPSPAYALPLKEPSPTGVKPVSLDRSMPVRLIAKSVGIDYPIKPVGLNDDGTIETPGLFESVTGWFKPGPSPGEIGPAVIVGHVDTYLGPSVFARLHELVPGDKINVSRKNGTIAVFRVQSIEQFSQDDFPTKQVYGRLDYAGLRLITCGGSFSLTTGNYSHNTVVFAKLIN